atctAATACAATATCATCCTTATTTATTCTGCGATTATTTATCAAGttatatgttaataaaaGATTAAAATCATCttgatttattttatcacCCATTAATCCTAAATAAGTTCTTAATTCGTCTACATCTaataattgtttttttttcatatctAAAATGTCATAATGTTGTCTAAAGGATGAATTGtcatattcattattattactattatttatgGAATGAAgtatttttctttttaataaagtaaaaaataattgtaAATCCATCttatcaatttttttaattttcatttcttttttaaaattatttatatctcTTATATCATATACTTGTTTTAATTGTCTAGCCATTTTAGGAAATAATGTTATATCAacttttcctttttttccCACATCATGatattcaaatatatcCTGAGCATCTAAAAAGTACTTCATCATTTCCTTCCTAAGAATGGTTTcaattcataaaaaaaaaagttaaaaTGTAGATCAAATAAgcaaaagaaatataatacaaaaataaatcataaatgtgaatatgaatatataaatataaatataaataaataaataaatatatatatatatatatataaatgcacaaaataattatgttttCATTTCACATACATAAGTACATTATGtgtttataaatatttatatacaattaattttattatattataatttataaaaatataaaaaccTGCTATAATATATCCTTTTAGAAGAATCTTTCTGTGTCTTATTCAacttatttattattttgtcAACCATATTTTTCATAGCTTCATTTGGGTTgtcatatttatttactctatttatattttccatctttttttttacatacttttttccttttttgtaacatataaaatatgtacaaatatgttgaaaataaaatttcaGTATATTCCTCGcgaaagaaaaaaaaaaaaaaaaaaaaaattaaattaaacTTAAActtaaaattaaaattaaaataagtGTTACTATATTCTcaattattaatacattatattattacctTTTTACTATAATATCccacaaaaaaaaaaaaaaaaaaaattttacatattttttttcaaaaaaaataataaatatataatttaataagtGGCACGTTTTTATAACGTATCGTTTTATTCGGTTGCaccaaaaaaataaaataaaataaaataataaaaaagaagattattttataatatacatataatatatatatatatatatatatatatgtatgttttaattttttttttggaaaattgtaaaaaatGCTTTCATAGGAAATATAAGCATCATaggaaaataatttaaatatataatgttatatatatatatatatatatatatagttattttatttcttttttctattttcattttattttttattattattatttttttttttttttttggctagctattattgtttttataaaaatatataaaaagaaaaataataataaaatccacaaaataagaatttttcaaaatagataaattagaactattataaatatatatatatatatatatatatatttatttatttatatatttatatttatttatttatttaaaa
This genomic stretch from Plasmodium reichenowi strain SY57 chromosome 1, whole genome shotgun sequence harbors:
- a CDS encoding hypothetical protein (conserved Plasmodium protein, unknown function) — encoded protein: MENINRVNKYDNPNEAMKNMVDKIINKLNKTQKDSSKRIYYSRKEMMKYFLDAQDIFEYHDVGKKGKVDITLFPKMARQLKQVYDIRDINNFKKEMKIKKIDKMDLQLFFTLLKRKILHSINNSNNNEYDNSSFRQHYDILDMKKKQLLDVDELRTYLGLMGDKINQDDFNLLLTYNLINNRRINKDDIVLDENKEIKNISFNAYVDMLTCYKYI